In Salvia miltiorrhiza cultivar Shanhuang (shh) chromosome 4, IMPLAD_Smil_shh, whole genome shotgun sequence, the DNA window GCCTCACGTAATGGACTGTaatattgttgttttgttttttgaatGGGATTACAGACATGGAACCTTTGCAGCCAAAAGAAATCATTGTTCCAGGTAAATTTTAAAGAATTCGTGTATTTTGATTATGGTTGGCTGGGACTTGTTATGTAATTAGTACTTTTCAtattactcatttttttttgtttggcaGACACCCCAAGTGATTCGTCCATTTCTCCTGAAAAAAAACATACCAAATTGATATATCCTCCACATACACGAATAGATAAAGGTATATTTTTATGGGATTCTAATTTTCCGAACTTTAAATCTTAATCTGCTGACCTTTTTATTCcgtatatcatatatatttagGTAAGTCACCTGTCTCTTTTCGATCACCACGTCGCATAGGCAGTGTCGATTCAGTAGATGGTATGTTCGGAGAATATATCTCATACATATTTGATGATTCTCATATGTTTATAGTATATGCCAACAGTTATTACAaccatttaattttttaaactgCAGCCAATGCCTCTGCACATTCAGTGCATTATTCAGGAAGACATGAAATTATTGATGAACCTGATGTGGGATAAAAAATTGTTAGGTTACCACGTCGTAGCATGAATCATGTAACTCGTTTAAATGAAACGTCAGGGGGAAAGGTCAAATTACCTTCGTTGAACACTAGGACAACACCTTCTGCATTTCATGATGCTATGTTGAAATTGAATAATGCCCAGAAGGATGCAATTAGAGATATTGGGTTTGGCAACATACTTGAACTCAAAGTAAAGGAATTGCCTGGGAGGTTGGCGTATTGGACGTTGAACAATTTCAACCCAACGACAGGCATGCTGGAAATTAACATAAATTGTCGCGTGAAGGTGACCGCTGATGATGTATACCGTGTTTTTGGTATCCCCAAGGGTCTTCAAAAAATTGTGTCATTTGAACGCCAATCGAACAATGAACTTTTTCAACAGTGGGTTGAATTCTTTGATGTTGACAACAGAGATCAAATTAAGATTGGTCTTGTGCTAAGTGAAATGTTAAGCTGTAAGAGTGAAGGGACATGGTTTAAGAGACACTTCATGATTGCAATGGGATTTTCATTGTTCGAGAGTTGTTCCAATGGTACTGTTCAtccatttatatttatattgaaTACTCTGCACGATGTGAACAATTTGGACAAATGGGACTGGGGAGACTATATGTTCAGAAGCTTGGTTGACaaacatatttttttgaaagaatattatatatacaaaatCCACCTTGATATGGTAATAAATGAAATAAGCTAAATCAAACAAAACTTAAAAGATATTGTCCTTTAAATAATTCAACGGTAGTTTTGTAGTTCCCCAGTAACGTAAATCTATTAGGGAATAAATTACGTGATAAGAATGAGGAATATGATACCATAcaatactttttataaaataatcacaaataaaaattaataatacttTACAATAACTCATTGATTGCCACTCGAAACAAACCAAATAAAAATTCCGCACTGAACGTTGAATGAACTAACGTTCActattagattagataagataaGCGTCTGAGATTCCGTCTCCTTACTCTCGCTATAAAACTTTGGCATTGGGTTTTAATAGAACTTTGGCCTTTTGTTTAAATCAAGATATTTGCATAGAACACTGCTTCCATATTACTACCTCTACTATGTTTCTCCAATATATTTTGTTCTTACTTGTcatattattgaaaaaaaaatatgccgaacattttttatttttgtatgaaCGTGAAATGTAGATGTAACGAACATAAATCTATATATGAAACGTTCGACAGCAATTATTcattgtatatatattaatgtcGTCGCAAGTGTAATTACTATATTTAGTATACCATTTGTCAATGAACGTAATAgctgaacattagtatgttcatttattttcctacgaacatatcgCTGGTCATTTGTttgttcattcatttttctacgaacatagcaacgaacattagtatgttcattagtatattcattcatttttctatGAATATATCATCGAACAGTATCATCGAACATTAGTACGCATATATcatcgaacattagtatgttcattcatttttctacAAACATagcaacgaacattagtatgttcattagtattttctatgtgaacattagtatgttcgtttgtttttctgcgaacatatcaacgaacatttTTCTACGAATATATCATCGAACATTATCATCGAACATCAATTaagtaattaagaataaaagtaacatTGGAGAGAGAGACGGATCAGTGAGGAAGAGATTTGATTAGTTGTAAttagggaaataaataaatatagaaaaattacaataattaatggaCGAATGATCATCGTTAtattaagcaagatcgacgcacaagatTTGATCTTCATAACAGCAATTaagtaattaagaataaaatgaaCAAGATTTGATCATCGTTAtattaagcaagatcgacgcacaagatTTGATCTTCATAACATACTGAACAACCTAAATATTAGGATGTATGTTCATAACAACAATTaagtaattaagaataaaatgaaGCGCATTTATTTGAACTAAATGAATACCACTAAGAATTAATCACAGTCTGGTTGATATCAGTTCATTAAATAACAATATCTGGAGGAAAAACGATAATTGATATCAGTTCTGTAGAAAATGAATCATTCATTAAAAATTAGTCAATACTTGATATCAGTTCTGTAGAAAATGATATTGACTCTAAATCCGCcaataaaatataacaaatcCATACACAAATTTGTGATATTAAAACAAAGTGAAATATCGTTCTAcgcatatttaaaataatataacttTGCATAATTTTCGAACTACATTTCTAGATAAAtcactttaattaaattattcagATATTTTggggatattttttttttggtcaatACAACGATGCACCCACGATATTCAACATTTGTAATTGAACATTGAGTAAaatttataagataaaacaatgTTTCAAACCCCCAATATTCAGCCTTTTAAAAAGGCTAAATGCAATTCCACAAcctaaaaaaataatgaagacGTTATGAGATTAAGAACAGACGAAAACAAAACTGGAAGTGTGTGTTGAAGTTCGAAacaacaaaataaaactaatatcATGAAGGACTAAGAGTTTCAGTTGGGGCTTCCTTTGTGGGGCAGTTTCTTGAGTCATGATGAACTCTTTTTTTGCATTTCCTACAAAGACGCAAAGGTTTCTGTGCAAGTATAATGGCCTTCTctttttcagatttccttcggccACCGGCACCACTCCCTTTAGTCTTAACAATATCTGGAGGAAAAACGGAAGGAGATTCTGGTGGTGTGGATCCATAAAATTCATTGAATAATCTGCTCTTTGATGTTGAAGAGTTCACAGATGCCCCAAAGTTAGTAAACTTGTCCCTCACTTGAATAAGATTATCGTATAGTTGATCGCAAAGCTCCTGGTTTCCCCTTACACATCCAATGGTTTCACTAACAACTTTGAAAATACGGAACTCAAGATTTGAGGTAGACTTACTACCTTCTTCCCGCACTTCCCCAAGGGATTCATCTGAACACAATAAACTGAATTTGCACCATCGCCTCACAATGTACTTTTGAGGAATAGCATCAAGTTTCAGGTTCCTGAACACAACAAACATATGCATGCAAGGAGTACCTTTCCGAGTGAACAAGTTGCAGCTACATAACACATCGTCATGGGGCCGCACATAACGAACAATGAATTCACCATCTATGTTGTCCTCGACTACATAAATCTCTTCCTCACCTTGGGAATACATCTTACGTATGGAACATGCTTTGCTTGCATGGTCAATCTGCTCTTGAACATCCTTGAACACTGAGTTTGTGTACACAACAGCTGCGTTACGTTCAATATCTAGATTTGTCATCATCCTAGGAGAGCGGGTCTCGTCAGCATGGGTTACCTCCTTGTAATTATATCTCTGTGCGTCAAGACCACTGCAAAAGTTAGTATACAATAACACAAGATCAGAATTCTTGTTGATAAAGCGTTTGAAATAGCTATTCTCGCTCTCGGACATTGAAGTAGTTCGAAATAGACCACTCATGTGTACATCTCTGAAATACGCGGGTATCCACATTGAACGATCTTGATACATGTCAGAGAACCATTTGTTTGATGTAAGATCGTATTCTTCCATCAGGTTATTCCAGTTTTCCTCAAAAACTTCTGGTTCATCATTATCATTCCACACAACCCTATCATAAACTAACTTAAAATCGGTATCATCCCTCAACCTCTGTGGCACCTTTTCAGCAACTCTAATGTTTATGTGCCACATACAAAACCTGTGACGTGTCTCTTTCCAAGTTGATGCCACAGCTTTCTTAAGACCAGGGTCTTGATCAGTGATAAGAATACGAGGTGCATTTCCCATTATTAACTCAAACTTTTCCAACACCCATGCATAAGACTCTGAATCTTCATGATTAATTAATGCCACAGCAAAAGAGATGCACCTACCATGGTTATCTTTACCAGTGAAAGGagttaatataaatttgtatctGCATATgagaaaagtgaaaaatattaGTGCATAATGTAATTGTTGTTATACAGTTTCTTATGAACAATGTTGGCAGTTGCTTATGAAAAAAACATCGAATTCATATTATTATAGACACAGAATCTTGACTAATACCTGTTGGTGTTATAAGTAGCATCGAATGAAACTGCCTCGCCAAACAACTTGTAGTTTTTAACAGATACGTCATCCGCCCAGATAATGCgacacaattttttttcatcatcTACCTCATGAAAAAACTTAAATCCATCCCTTAACTGCTGTTTGTTATTAAGTGTTTCCAACAGCATATGTGCATCTGATCCGAACGAATATACCTTCAGGTCCCTTACAAAGTTCTTGAAGTCGGTGCCGGTACATCCAACTGATTTATAATCGCCTACAATCTCTCTGAAAAATCGAAAGGCACGCATTGGCCCAATATTAGCTTTTACAGCTGAAATTATGAACATCTGTTGGAATTCATCAACATTCCTGTAGTTGCTCATCAAATGTCGTGTAGCTTCAGGAACCATAGAATGGGTATGGCCCACAAAAAAATCACTAAGCTTGTACCGACCTCCTGTAGTAATTTTGAAGATTACACGAGCCCTACAATCAATCTTGCATGATGTAGTCTTCCGTCTCTTTGACCCTGCATTCTTTGAGCGTATGAGAGGttccttattttttttcccACACTTCTTCCCTCTTACAAACAATTAATTTGTATGTAATAGTATCATCATCCGATCTGTGGATAGTGCTGAACCGAGTCTCGAAACCACAGTAGGCGGCATAATCCTTGTAAAATTCAACTGCTTCTGGTAAAGTATCGAACGTCTGTCCATGGTATGGTTTGATTGGTTCTGGACATTGAGGGAAACAAAGTTCCCTCTCTGGTGTGCTAGCACAAAAGGTTCCTGATCCTTATATATTAAGGTTACGAAGATAGTAAATGAGATTGTATTACTGAACAAGAATTATATATTAACAAGTTCGACATAAAATGAGATATGTGATACAGAAAATGAACTGTTCGACATTTAGTTCATAACAGTTACTAAAAAGTTTACATTGCCATTTGTTGCATAATTACAATCAATGAACCGTGATGCGAATGAAAATGGATAGTCCATAAAAGTTCATACCAGTTATTTATGAAACGTTCATAAAGTGAATGCCATTTGTTAAAAGTTCATTTCCGTCTCTTTAGTCCATAAAAGTTCATCACAGTTATTAACAAGTTTACAATGCCATTTGTTGCACAATTAGAATCAATGAAACGTGATGCGAAGGGAAAGGCATACTttcgaaataaaataaagtgaaTGAATTTTTTACAGATCAAAGGGTAAGGGATACTTATGGAGAAGATTGAAACTGATGAAAAAAATGTTTTCTCGATCTGTGTATATAACATATAAATATTGTTCGTTACAAATTTGCTGTGTTTAGTGGTTTTGCATATAAGATTGCATTACTGAAAAAGAATTATATATTTCCCATACAATCATATGAAAATCTAGAAAGGTAATATGGACATACCTTCGTCACTCATATTAAGAATCTCTATTATGTGATTCTTCTTCAATGGAATACCTAAGATTTTTTTGGAGAGACACTGGGTTTACAGAGAATGTATGCATTAATGGTAATACATTGCAAAAAAACGTATTTGTCGAACAAATctaccataaaaaaaaaagatttgatATGTTATTATGATGGTAAGCTACGGTTACAAATCTATGAAAATACTAAGTTAACCTTATGCAAATATTTATACGCATAAAATCACATTAATTGACCACCATCAGATCCAACGAAATAAACGAACGAGATTATGACTCTAgactttgcaaatatttatgttcttgttgaactctcccctatatatatatatagggtgcggttatagtgagaaccacacttatcgtgagaacataagaaccattaaaatcaatgcatctactatataaattaatgcattcgctattaaatttaatgcatccgaaaataataaattttttgctcccttcaggattcgaacccaggatctgcattcatccaccaagatgatacatccaccgtagatcttgatgatcaaatggtttaaaatggttctctgttctaattttatttagtggttcttatttgaacctctccatatatatatatatatatatatatatatatatatatatatatatatatataatttatttcattatcgaatcgaatacctgcgaatatcgaatcgaatatcaaaatttcatattcgattcgtttaataatcgaatcgaatatttgtaaatgaatacgaatcgaataattttaaatacgaatatcaaaatttcgaatcgaatatcgaatcgagcaaaaataTTCAATTCGTTTACAACCCTACAGTCTGCCCTCCAGTTGGTTACACGTGTTAGATACTCGCTCGCGTGTGTGTTGTCTACATACGCGTGGGGGCGTCGacgtatttctttttttttttttgaaatatgaCAACTTTCTTCatgtttttttatgtttttgtgcatgcattttttttgtattttatttataagttacgcaataaatatttttaattattttatatatctaaagactatttataataaatatactcTAACATTATTTCTAATGGCTATTTCTATACATGTAATGTTTATTTTCAGAAATCCTTTATATATAGTTCAAATTTTACATTTTCACACTACTCTCCAACATTtcaatcttcttcctttttttcactttattttcaCAACGAGCAAAATAGCATATCGAACTCGCAAAATTCGAATTCTAGTAATTGAAACTCCCAAAGTTTTGGAGGTTTCTATTTTCCATATTCACAATAGTGGTGCCATCGGGCCACGGCCCGCCGGTTTTGGGCCACCGGAATGCTGGAACCTGAACCGGCCCTTAGGGTCTCTGGGCGGGCCGATTTTTGGGCCCGAAACCGACGGTTacgggccgggccgggccgaaAATCGGCAGTTCCCggttttttacttttttttgtattttttaataaaattaaatgatttgtgttaatttcaactaaatgtagcttcactatttatagtgtactacacatggtagagaatcctacatttttcaatgtgggataatatAGCTTCATTGTTTTAGtatactacacatggtagagaatcctacatttttcaatgtgggataatttcaacttaatgtagcttcactatctatagtgtactacacattgtaaagaatactacatttttcaatgtgggatcactcatcctaacttataaatatataacttatattcatgtaatatataacttataacttataaatatataacttgtaatttataacctttttttttagaaaacgaGAGACCGATTTATTGATCACATGAGCATGGGATATGGAAATGACCCACCACAAAGGCCggaggttcattccaaacatggtGTGAAGAAAAATCTCTCGAAACTTTAGCAAAACAATGAGCAATCTCATTTTTATTCCTCTTAATGTGTTGTACGCGAAAACCCGGGAGAGTATCTAGAATATCACGACAAACGCTAGCAATCACCCCAATCTCAGAAATGTTCCTGTTTGTCGAGGCTAGCACGTCGCACGCACGTTTACAATCCGACTCCAAAGTCCCCTGCACGTAGCCTTTCTCTTTGATCCAGGAGAGCGCCTCTTTAATGCCCATTAGTTGTCCCTCCTCAATTCTGTGCACCCCTGAAATATGAAGAGATTGACCAGCAAGGAACGACCCATCATGGTCCCGAATCACCATTCCGAGCCCCATAGAGTTACTGTCGGTGAAGAAGGCGGCATCAACATTACATAACACTTCCCCTGCCGGCATGATGTGCCAGCCCCGACAAGAGTAAGGCGAGGAAAAGGGAGCAGACCGTTCAGTGCTTGGCTTCCGAGCAGAAAGCCATTCGCTCCTACTAACAGCAACCAACTCCACAGATTGCATGGGATTTGGGAAGACTCATTTCCACACCACTTTGTTTCTAATCTCTCCAAATCTGCCACAAAATCATGCATACCTGCGATTTTCGGTCTCCATTCTTATCCTCAACAATCGAGAAAAGAGCATTGCTGAAAGACTCATTAGAATTGGTGATATTGTCGATGAAAGTGGCCAAATTACTAGCTCTCCAGCAAGCTTCGGCAAAAGGGCAGTAGAAAAACAAGTGTCAAAGGTTTTCGTAGCCACTCCCGCAGATCACACACTCACCCCCCCACAGCCACTCTTCGCGTCGAAAGATTATCTTTTGACGGGAGATTGTTCCGTGCCGCTCTCCAGATAAAGTGACGGACCTTTGGGGGTACCTCAGTCTTCCAAAGATTTCTCCAATGTCCCTCCATCCCAAAGGACTCATCGAGGGTGAGGGAACTAGCCAGATTATAAGCCGTTTTCACATAATACCGCCCGTTGTCGGAGAAGTGCCAAATGATCCTGTCATGGCTTTGATTAGGAAGAAGCGGGATACTGGTAATATCCCGAAGCTCAGCATTATTCACAAGGCCGTGCAAAAAATCCACATCCCACCGCCTAGAACCTGGAACCATAATGTCATGAACCCTCAGGCCCGAAAATTCAGGAGGGCAGGGAGAAGTTACCCAAAAGTTTGGGGCCTGTCGGAGCTAGGGATCCTCAAACACACGAACACTGCTACCATCACCAATGCGCCATCTAACGCTCCGGCGAACCAGATCTTGTGCCGAGCAGATACTGCGCCAAACATAACTAGGGCGGTGACCAACTCTTGCCGTCAAAAAATCGTCGTTCGGGAAATACTTATCTTTAAAAACTCGACACACAAGGGCCTTCGGATCGTCAATGAGCCGCCATCCTATTTTCCTGAGCATAGCTGTATTAAGAAGTTGGAGGCTTCGAAAGCCAAGTCCTCCAAGATTTTTATCAACACAAAGCTTCTCCCACCTCATCCAATTGATGCCTTTCCCAATGTTGCTTTGGTTTCCCCACCAGAACTTATTCAGCAATCTCTCCAACTCATCTGTCAAGCTGGCAGGTAAGGCAAAGATGGCCATGCAAAACATCGGAATGGCCTGAGCGACTCCCTTGATAAGAATTTCCTTCCCTGCCTTTGATAATTTCTTTCCATTCCATCTCTGAATTCGATTCCACATCCTCTCCCGCAAATATTGGAAAATGTCTCGCTTCTTTCGGCCCACTAACGAAGGCAACCCAAGGTACCTTCCAGTGTTTAGCGGAGCACTAACACCAAGGATGGAAGATATGGATTGGCGGTCTCCAGTGCTCACGTTGGAGGAGAAAAAAATCCTTGACTTTTGATAATTAATAGCCTACCTCGACCCGGCCTCATAGTCGCCCAGCACCCTTTTAAAAATAGCACATTCGGTCGTGGAAGCACAGCAGAAGAAGACACAGTCATCAGCAAACATAAGGTGGGAAATTTTAGGTCCCCCACGTCCAATCTGTAGCCCGTGGAGATTCCCTCGGTCTGTTTCGTGTTTGATCAAAGCTGAGAGGCCTTCAGCACAAAGAATGAAGAGATATGGGGAGAGTGGATCACCTTGCCGTAATCCTCTCCCCGGGATGATAAGCCCCACAGAAGCACCATTAACAAGAATATCGTAGGTAACGGTACGTACACAAAGATTCATCCATCCTCGCCATTTATCACAGAAACCGAGCCTTCGCAAGACAACATCTAAATAGCTCCAGTCCACTCGATCATAAGGCTTGCTTATATCGATTTTAAGAGCAAGCGAGCCATATTTTCCCCGAGTTTTCCTTTTCATGGAGTGTATCGCCTCAAAAGCAATAAGGATGTTGTCTTGAATGAGTCGCCCTTCTACAAAGGCCAACTGAGCCCGATCAATGAGGTGTGGGAGAGCTCTCTTAAGCCTGTTACACAACACTTTAGAAAtaattttgtactccctccgtccacaatttaatgccctatttgggtgtgggcacggtgactaagaaaactgaaaaaggtgatgtggatgaaatataagggtagttgactaaagtgataaaggtgttgtgagtgggtccactagtgataaactgtagtaaatatagaatataaaaatgataaatgtgttttaaggtgggtccattagtggcaaagggtagtaaatatagaaaaagaagaagagtaaaagggtacaaaaagcagaatagggcattaaattgtggacagatttttaaaggcaagtggggcattaaattgtggacataTGGAGTATAAAACATTGGAAAGAGCAATAGGGCGGAGGTCCTTCATGTTAGATGGCGTGGTCACTTTGGGAATAAGTGTTACCAGGGTGTGGTTAAACTTCTCCGGGAAAGCATCGTAAAACATATCAGGACCGATCACGTTCCAGAAATTCTAGAAAATTTTTGGATTAAACCCGTCAGGCCCCGTCGAATTGTCGGGCTGCATTTGAGAGATGGCGGTTTTAAACTCTTCCGGATGAAAGGCCCGGTTCAGATCATCATTCATGGTTTGGTCGATGAGCGGCGTCAGCCTGTCTAAGGCATGGTGGAAATCCATGTGGGCATTGGAATTATCAAAGAGATTCTCAAAGTATAGGCGGGCAGCCTCCTATTTTTCTTCATTGGTCGTGGTCCAGCTACCATCGTCTCGTTGAAATCTTCCAATGGTATTAGACTTTTTCCGCGCAGAGGCCATAGCGTGGAAGAACTATGAGTTGTAATCACCATCCTTGAGCCAATGCTGTTTTGCTTGTTGTTTCCAATGAGTTTCCTCCCGAAGGTAAACGGCTGCCAACTCTTTTCGAGCACTTTGCTTTTGTTGCATAGATAAAGTATCGTGTCGACCTTGGAGCGACTGAATCTTCTTCTGCAGTCGTGTCTTATCAGCCTGCTCATTGCGACGGAGGTGAGCAGCCCACGTGGAGATTGAATCAGATACAGCTGTGAGACGCTCCGTGATCGTTATCCCACGGAGATTTGTCCAACAATCACAGACAATATGGGGAAAATTCGGTTCCAAGCACCATTTGTTTTCAAACCAGAATCTCTTGTGATGAGCGGGAGGCTGGAGACCTTGGCATTTCAGAAGAATCGGAGTGTGGTCCGACATTGGAGCTAACAAAGAACAGAGAGTAGCATTAGGGAACAAGGTCTTCCAGGGCGTAAAGGCCATTCCGCGGTCCAACCTTTCCTCCACGAAATTATTAGAGTTCAAACCCCTCGACCAAGTGAATGGATAACCATGCAGCGGTAAGTCAGAGAGGCCACAGTCAAGAGTAGCTGAGCGAAAGCCCTCGAAGAGCCAGTTCGGGTGGTGAACACGACCCTGTTTATCTCCCGGGTCAAGGAGATCGTTGAAGTCGCCAATAATAAACCAAGGGAGAGAGCTGATTCCAGCAAGACGTCGAAGTAAATTCCATGAATCCCGTCGTTTGTGTCTTTCCGAGAATCCATAAAAACCAGTGAGCCTCCACTCACCATTAACATCCATAATGTGTAAGTCTATGTGATTGCGAGAGTAACCGATGAGAGTACAAGAAGTGTTGGACTTCCACAACATACAGAGTCCTCCACTTCTACCAACACTATCCACCACCAAGCACCCTTCGAAATTGTGACGGGCACGAATCTCCTCCATGCGGGAACGGTGAGATAAGGTTTCACAAAAGAAGATGAAGTTCGGCCTGTGAACTTGCGTGAGTTCACGCAAAGTGGGAACCGCAAGGGGCTGGCCGAGCCCCCTACAGTTCCAGCTCAAGGCATTCATTGGGATCGGCCGACCCCGACACCGGGGCCCGCCGTTAGGTAAAGTTGTTCATCTGAGCCATCCTCGGGGAACCCTGTGGGAAAAACGTCAGATGTAGGGTTAGTAATCAGAAATGCGGAGTCGGCACCGCGACGCTGTTTCCTCTCATCAAAGCCACTCAGGGAGTTGTCGTCGATCTGCATTGAAACTCTTGCATGATTTGCATGACATATTTCTTGTAACTGAAGCCGTTGAGGGAAAGGTGGGATTATGTCCTCCTCATTAAGAGAGTTATTATTTGGTATAATCAAATCTCGGTTTTCTTGCTCTTTCCTTTTCAATTCGGATCTTGACGGCGTGTGTGGAACcctagccgccgccgcctccgtgCTAGGGTTTCCACTCACATCCTTCGTCCGTAACCACTTATCTCCGGCTAAATTCACGCCACGCCGGTCCGCAGTCTTAAGCCAGATACCCCATTCCCTTTCCTTATCCTTGGTATCGGTATTGAACCTGAGGTCGCAAAAGTGTTCTGAGTGTCCAAGTCTCCCGCagagaaaacaaaaaatattcaGCCTCTCATATCTGAAGTTGACAACGAAGGATGAGCCCTCTTTTTGCTTGATCCTTTTGAAACGTTTGAGAGGTTCCGAGACACGTATCCCCACCCTGACACGCATATATTGACGCCACACTCCTGTAGAGTTAGTACTATCGTACTCCAAGTACGTGCCGATGAAGTTTCCCAGAAGAAGGCCAACTCCCTCCGTTAAATAACCTGCCGGAAGGTCATGTATTTGGACCCAAAAAGGGAGGATATCCAGGGGGACGTTG includes these proteins:
- the LOC131023218 gene encoding protein FAR1-RELATED SEQUENCE 5-like — encoded protein: MVPEATRHLMSNYRNVDEFQQMFIISAVKANIGPMRAFRFFREIVGDYKSVGCTGTDFKNFVRDLKVYSFGSDAHMLLETLNNKQQLRDGFKFFHEVDDEKKLCRIIWADDVSVKNYKLFGEAVSFDATYNTNRYKFILTPFTGKDNHGRCISFAVALINHEDSESYAWVLEKFELIMGNAPRILITDQDPGLKKAVASTWKETRHRFCMWHINIRVAEKVPQRLRDDTDFKLVYDRVVWNDNDEPEVFEENWNNLMEEYDLTSNKWFSDMYQDRSMWIPAYFRDVHMSGLFRTTSMSESENSYFKRFINKNSDLVLLYTNFCSGLDAQRYNYKEVTHADETRSPRMMTNLDIERNAAVVYTNSVFKDVQEQIDHASKACSIRKMYSQGEEEIYVVEDNIDGEFIVRYVRPHDDVLCSCNLFTRKGTPCMHMFVVFRNLKLDAIPQKYIVRRWCKFSLLCSDESLGEVREEGSKSTSNLEFRIFKVVSETIGCVRGNQELCDQLYDNLIQVRDKFTNFGASVNSSTSKSRLFNEFYGSTPPESPSVFPPDIVKTKGSGAGGRRKSEKEKAIILAQKPLRLCRKCKKRVHHDSRNCPTKEAPTETLSPS
- the LOC131023220 gene encoding uncharacterized protein LOC131023220; protein product: MEEIRARHNFEGCLVVDSVGRSGGLCMLWKSNTSCTLIGYSRNHIDLHIMDVNGEWRLTGFYGFSERHKRRDSWNLLRRLAGISSLPWFIIGDFNDLLDPGDKQGRVHHPNWLFEGFRSATLDCGLSDLPLHGYPFTWSRGLNSNNFVEERLDRGMAFTPWKTLFPNATLCSLLAPMSDHTPILLKCQGLQPPAHHKRFWFENKWCLEPNFPHIVCDCWTNLRGITITERLTAVSDSISTWAAHLRRNEQADKTRLQKKIQSLQGRHDTLSMQQKQSARKELAAVYLREETHWKQQAKQHWLKDGDYNS
- the LOC131020060 gene encoding uncharacterized protein LOC131020060, whose translation is MRVRVGIRVSEPLKRFKRIKQKEGSSFVVNFRYERLNIFCFLCGRLGHSEHFCDLRFNTDTKDKEREWGIWLKTADRRGVNLAGDKWLRTKDVSGNPSTEAAAARVPHTPSRSELKRKEQENRDLIIPNNNSLNEEDIIPPFPQRLQLQEICHANHARVSMQIDDNSLSGFDERKQRRGADSAFLITNPTSDVFPTGFPEDGSDEQLYLTAGPGVGVGRSQ